From a region of the Vanrija pseudolonga chromosome 2, complete sequence genome:
- the taf7 gene encoding Transcription initiation factor TFIID subunit 7: protein MSDGAWANTDAGPSSNAAEVAGQQAFSLNSPGAPTAADPPAEGAPRGRGRGRGRGRGGGRGSRGGRGSRGGRGRGGPGRQSTRVSARQMAAASRGPAVLKISFKAGGGEAAGGRQTSFLGEYDRELDEHPEEPLAFEEQFILRVPQDVADGRGDRIGLRDLIKGKGKGLEGVEFKMLDPRRGVFKINDRTYSTKLVDLPNMIEAQKTVDGRHLFKVADISQMLIVSDPIKDESRITESALNADDYIWPHGITPPMRHVRKRRFRKRLSRQTIEVVEEQVEELIRKDEEADSMTFDLIDPHPDPDIPDSYYVNWTANDGYGWNNNDGGSEFGESEAYDDPGSVAGTEGWYDDGEGEYGEEGEEGDDFDGEGAEGGDDFDEDLQAALMEKMDRSDESGSEDGLDASDDDDDQDSEDDEETSEQKAKIKQYTAEIKQLEQLIEKKRAGFTGGNPIITKRFEETIKGLQDDVNTKVAVRQALLDEIEAKTADAGAAAGTDDAAKAAATPAAADEERDDSAGLFDDDADGEGEFEGQTPAATPGMAMATPMPEGESPAAESDEDLFGDDDDDGDGESVGATPAATPGLPTPAVPDGDADGEGEEDGEGDGEGDFEMGGDEDLDEMDEMALLLQAELGGEPDPGDIAAAAVSATEAGADAAALALDDLAAAGALEPLEPPSSYGFSGVEGGVGMRRLASGVVAADDSSDDDDDSDDD from the exons TCGCTCAACTCGCCTGGAGCCCCGACGGCCGCGGACCCACCAGCCgaaggcgcgccgcgcggacgaggacgagggcggggacgagggaGAGGCGGAGGCAGGGGGTCgcgcggggggaggggatcACGCGGAGGCCGCGGTCGGGGAGGGCCAGGGAGGCAGAGCACGCGCGTCTCGGCACGCCAGATGGCTGCAGCGAGCAGAGGGCCCGCCGTGCTCAAGATCTCGTTCaaagctggcggcggcgaggcggccggcggaCGCCAAACCTCATTCCTCGGCGAGTacgaccgcgagctcgatgagCACCCCGAGGAGCCGCTCGCGTTCGAGGAGCAGTTTATCTTGCGCGTACCCCAGGACGTCGCGGATGGGAGAGGCGACAGAATCGGTCTCCGCGACTTGATAAAGGGCAAAGGCAAGGGGCTGGAGGGAGTCGAGTTCAAGATGCTGG atcctcgacgaggcgtgTTCAAGATCAACGACCGGACGTACTCgaccaagctcgtcgacctgccGAACATGATCGAGGCGCAGAAGACGGTCGATGGGCGGCACCTGTTCAAGGTCGCCGATATCTCCCAGATGCTCATCGTGTCGGATCCCATCAAGGACGAGTCACGGATAACAGAGTCGGCGTTGAACGCCGACGACTACATCTGGCCGCACGGCATCACGCCACCGATGCGGCATGTGAGGAAACGGCGATTCAGGAAGCGCCTGTCGCGGCAGACGatcgaggtggtcgaggagcaggttGAAGAGCTCATCAGGAAGGATGAGGAGGCAGACAGCATGACGTTCG ATCTGATCGACCCacaccccgaccccgacatCCCAGACTCGTACTATGTCAACTGGACGGCAAACGATGGCTACGGATGGAACAACAACGACGGGGGGTCCGAGTTTGGCGAGTCGGAGGCGTACGATGACCCCGGGTCGGTCGCGGGGACCGAGGGTTGGTacgacgatggcgagggcgagtacggcgaggagggcgaggaaggagacgacttcgacggcgagggggcCGAAGGTGGCGACGACTTCGACGAGGACCTGCAGGCCGCGTTGATGGAGAAGATGGACCGGTCGGACGAATCGGGATCCGAggacgggctcgacgcgtccgacgacgacgacgaccaggactcggaggacgacgaggagacgtcGGAACAGAAGGCCAAGATCAAGCAGTACACTGCCGAgatcaagcagctcgagcagctcatcGAGAAGAAGAGAGCCGGCTTCACGGGCGGCAACCCGATCATCACCAAGCGTTTCGAGGAGACGATCAAGGGCTTGCAGGACGATGTCAACACCAAGGTGGCCGTCCGGCAAGCGCTtctcgacgagatcgaggcgAAGACTGCCGACGCCGGGGCGGCCGCAGGgaccgacgacgctgccaaggctgccgcgacgccggccgcagccgacgaggagcgggacgactcggccggcctgttcgacgacgacgcagacggcgagggcgagtttGAAGGCCAGACGCCAGCCGCGACCCCCGgcatggcgatggcgaccccgatgcccgagggcgagtcgcccgccgccgagtcggacgaggacctgttcggcgacgacgacgacgacggcgacggcgagagtGTCGGTgcgacccccgccgccacgcctGGCCTCCCGACCCCGGCAGTGCCCGATGGGGACGctgacggcgagggcgaggaggacggcgagggcgacggcgagggcgactttgagatgggcggcgacgaggatctcgacgagatggacgagatggCCTTGTTGctgcaggccgagctgggcggcgagccgGATCCAGGTGAcattgctgctgcggcggtcagtgccaccgaggccggcgccgacgcggcggcgctcgcgctcgacgacctcgcggctgccggcgcgctcgagccgctcgagccgCCCAGCTCGTACGGCTTCtctggcgtcgagggcggtgTGGGCATGAGACGGCTCGCGTCGGGCGTggttgccgccgacgactcgtccgacgacgacgatgataGTGACGACGACTAG